The stretch of DNA GGACGGGTCATCGCAGGAATTTGAGTTTCCTGAAAACACCAACGGCGTGATTGTAATCTCCAGCCAGTATCGGAGCGCCGCGGCCAGCAGGAAGGGCCGCCAGAGCTGGAAGCAGACGGTGACAGTCCGCTCGATGGACCCAGAGGTCCTCTCAATCCTTAATGTTACGGATAGCGGCCACACAGGTCTAGCCAAGAGCTACATTATCAGCATCCGCTCCGGGTTCCCAGGCACGGCTCAGCTGCAAATCCAGCTactggacctggaccaggactcGGTGCCGGTTCTGATCGAGGAGAGGACGGACTACTCCATCAGAGTGGCGCCCGGTGATGATGACCCGGCCACCCGGCTCATCCAGTCGGGTGGCCTCTCCCATTTCTCTGAGAACCCTGTGTTGTTTGCCTTGCTGCCCCTCATCTTCGTCAACAAGTGTGCCTTTGGTTGcaaggtggaggtggaggtgctgCGGGGTCTGCTCAAGAGCCCGGTGCCACTGCTCTTGGGGGTGGTGGGCCAGTTCCTGTTGATGCCATTGTACGCTTACTGTGTGTCACAGCTGGCATCACTGCCCAAAGCTCTCTCCCTGGGCCTGGTCATCACTTGCTCTGCCCCAGGCGGCGGGGGCGGCTACCTGTACAGCCTGCTGCTTGGTGGAGACGTCACCCTGGCTATTTCCATGACCCTGGTCTCCACAGTGGTGGCGGCAGCAGCCATGCCATTGTCATCAGCTCTGTACGGCCGGTTGCTGGGCGTGCACGCTGCCCTGCATGTGCCGTTTGTTAAGATCCTTGGCACCCTCCTGTTCATCGCCATCCCCATCTCGCTGGGCATGCTGGTGAAGCTGCGCCTGCCCGCCCTCACGCGTGTCCTGCTAGCACTCATACGACCCTTCAGCTTTGTGCTCATTGTAGGGGGCATCTTCATGGCTTACCAAATGGGTGCATCCATCTTGGCCAATGTCAGGCCTCAGATTGTGGCAGTGGGGGTGACAGTGCCTTTGCTGGGGCTGGTGGTCGGGGCTGTCATGGCCAAGGTGTCCGGCCTGGCCCCACCACAAAGGAAGACGGTCAGTATCGAGGTGGGCGTTCAGAACAGCCTGCTGGCCCTCGCCGTCATGCAGCTGTCTTTCCGCCGAGCGGAGGCCGACTTCGCATCCCAGGCACCTTTCATCGTGGCCCTCAGCAGCACCTCAGAGATGTTGCTCATTGTTCTTGGATACTTTGCCCAGCGGAGGTTGTGTGGTTCTGCTGCCCCCAGGAGTGACGCTTGATTGTAGCcgcagttttcttttttctttttttttttgttctgaacTTTTTGAAGAATGAACCCTTTCAATCCTGTGGAAATTTGGTGTCCCACAGTCTTGGCTACAAGACGCCCAACTATCACCAATCCAGTCATCACTGTTGTTGTACACAGGACAGTGAATGGACTTTCTGTGATTCTTTTGTCGTTGTTTTCGTATTTTTCATGAAAACCAAAGGCCTTTTACCCCTCTGAGacctttttgtgtttattttacaagatgtactttttaaatcagattatACTGTGAGGTACTCAATGTAAATATTCCTAAAAAGAGAAATACctataaaagaaaagatatttttCTACCAGATTACTTTTTgtaatcaaaaaagaaaaaaaattgatttgtaTCATGTTTACAAGAGGTCCATGTGTCTTAgcacgggggggggggattcaGGTGTAAAGAGGAATTGTGTGTGAATCAAATGGGAACATGATGATATTTTGAAAGTATTTGCTACTGATTGTGTTTCCTGGATCTGCAAATCCATGTACTTGAATattagagaggaagaaaaagtcaataaaaacattgtcaAAGCAGATTTCAGTTTGTTCATACCGTGTCAGCCGAGAAACGTGTGGAATAGGTCGGTGTTGCCGAAAGGCTGTTTTCGGTAACAAAACTGTGAAGCAGGCTGCAAGTTACCAGAATAACAAGCTGTGGTTGTTTGCACTCAGTGACTGTTGGGTGTCACAGATGGAGGAACTGATGGTTGTTTAGTATTTAGCATATTTGAAGAACGGTTTCACAGTATGTGTTGAAGTTCCTATGCAGAACATTTGGCTCATCTAactacattatttatttatttatttttatatatatatatatatatatatatatatatatatatatatatatatatatatatatatatatatatatgtgtgtgtgtgtcttgtattatatatttattatagttTTGGATAAATAATACTGGTACCAGGGTTGTATTTGTATATTCAGTAACAATTAACTTcacaatttcacttttttttttttttttttcacatctgaAGCTGCATTCACATCCATtgaaacacaaaccacaaacatataTTCATACATCCCAAATGTGGAATTAAATGTTGCCTTTGCCTCTCATCGGCAACATGTGTAGTATATTGATTGACtggttggttgattgattgattaagaCAAACCAAAGCATGCATAACAAATCAGATACTGACGGGGCCTCTTTTTAAAGGGCCAGTTCctccagaaaacaaacaaaaacatgttttcactgttgtaTAAGATGAGGTCGTTTTGGTTTAATGTGCTGAACTTTTAAATATTCTTTCTCAGACCTTTACTGAGGGATACTAAGTATGTTTACCCAAGTACTAAGAACAATTCAGAGATGCTTCTTTGTGCTACTTCCACATAAGAGaactttttccaccactgctcaatacaatggaggtgaaGAGAATTTAGTTAGCGCTGTTATTAAAAAGTGGAAAGACTCAAGTGTGAAATGTCTGTCCAGAAAAGGTGTCCCAATTATGAATCCACAGAACACACTGTCAACAGCTCTCCCAGGGATTATATCTTTGGTACAACATGCTTTCAGTTTAGTGTGGATTGTTCAGAGTCCTGGGAATATGGTCTCTCAAAAgcatttttgaaatgtatttttgtcacTGATTCAAGCACCACAGCCCTCCTTAGTTTGGGTTGGCTGCATTAGTGTCAGAGGCAGATGAAACCAAAAGGATCTGAGTTTTCTGAAAAGCTATCTGCTAGATACTAGTGGTGGTAAATGAGATGAGAAGTGTTTCACAGGAAGAGGTTAAATGATGTGACTCAGCGAGAAACGGAGTCAGTGTTGAATCAAAGAGCAGATTCAAAGGATGACATGAGGGGTATATGAAAGTACATGAAAAAGAAACCATGCAAAAGGTCATTATGGGCTGTACATCTGTGTAACATGCCTGCAGTTTAGTCACCTATTGTACCAGAGGACAAGGTCCAGTTTTTTAtcagcttcctctctgtttGGCAGAACAGTGCGGCAGCTTTGTGTTTCAACAAGAGCTGAACTGTTGACTGTCGGGTTAAAATTCAGAAAATGCGCTCACAGCTCACAATCAACACAAACAACCTTCCCTTATCTGAGACACCGCTCGACGGGAAGGGAAGGGTTTTACATGTCATTTCTTTGTAAAGactgcacttcctgtttacgCAGCAAGAGCAGCAGACTTCATGtgctttcatttacatgttttctgaGGGGAAGTTTTGTAGTGGAAACAAGGGAGTCCAGGCCTGCCTGCTGTTTTGACTGAGCCCAGCAGATTTGCCTGAGCTCTCAGGAATGTAGCACAGCTGTAAAGCCTCCAGGCTGAGCTGAGGTTGTTTGGTAGAAGAGTTTCAGTCCGTTCTGGTGCGTTTCAACTCCTGTGGCCGCCTCACATAGGAGGGGGAGGTCCAGTTCTTTGTTCCTGACAAGGAAATGATGGTTTTCAAAATAGCAACATGATCTCTCTGAGTCACGacctcttccctctccctcgtccattaaaacatttcagctttttttagGATTACTATTGATTTTTGCCCTTCAGAGGCATGTGTCATGGACAGAACTGTTCCCTGACCTACATGGTTGTAACCACAGCTAAACACATCCACGCAATCAGTGGCAACTGACGATGTTTTTCATGAGGGCAAAGTCAgtgttctttttaaatttctaaatttattacattttgtttttcaaatcattttattgtcatctagaatgaaaaaaatctttctaTGAACAAGGTTCAGCTCCTATATTTGCTTGATTTTCATAATGAAgccattttcctctgtcttctttCCCAGTCATTGCTGTGACCATAATTTAACTATAAGTTTCAAAGTAGAAATCCTTTCAATTTTGCAAATGTACTGAATTGTGCAAATGTAGTTACACTCAGTGATTCAGAGATAGTCACAGGAGTAGCTGGACAGTTTGTCTTTCAGTGGGCGGATCACGTTTGTTCTTTCTGTCCTCGACATGAAATTCATGGTTGAATTTGGTGTTTTTCATATCTGGTGCTTTGTGTTTAAGCTAACCTGCTATTGAAGCTGgtacattttcatgccacaaTAATGATATGTGTTCCCGCAGCgcttgttacacacacacacacacacacacacacacgcatgtgcacacacatgcaaacacatgcacacacaggaaatccTGCTGAGATCCAGATCCAGTCAGTGCTTAATCAAACCGTTGCCTACCTACTCAGCCGTCCAGTGACAGTGGCTCCCTTATGATTCAGACAAGAGCTGCCACTACagctgaaagtgtgtgtgtgtcctcagatgtcagtgtgtgttgttgctcaTGGTGCTGACAGCTGATGATGCTCTGCCTTGCTGGTAGATTTGCACTCAGCCCTGTACATCAGCACTCCTGTTTACATTTCTATCCTGCACATTAGTGGCACAATAGGAAGAGAGAGCCCTTAAAAATTCATGAGGACACATTACATTAAGTTTTCATGAGTTCCTTTCACTGGCTCCCATGAGACAGTTTTCCTACTGCCTGCTGCAATAAAGCTGGGAAGTCCAGAAAATACATGGGTGGCTGCGGTGAGAGGAGCACTCTGCACACTGAGGGGGAGGAATGATCTTCACTCCAACACACCAAGGCAAGATGGAGCCTGCTGCTGTGCAGTCAGGGTCACTCAGTGTGATGTAGCAAGGTGTGGCATACACCATTGCAACACCTGAGATGAGTCAAAATCTTATTTGTTCAAGGATAGATGGACTTCATTAAAATGGGATTTTTAATCTTGCACATCACAACCTCACTGAAAGCTTCAGTTTTGAGCAAACATGAGCTGCAGATTCTCACGGTCCATCAGGCTTTTCAAACCAGGTCAGAGCTATTTTATGAAAAGGGGGAAACTGCAGTCAGACCTGTCCTTACATGCCCCGTATCCTGTTCAGTGTACACCCTAGTATTGTGTGCATTAGTCTGTAGCACATTTACATGGGGAAAGTTACAAGATAAAGTAACAGCATACTTTTAAAAGCTTTAATGCATACTCAGATTTTTTTATGTGGCGTTCATGGACACTGCTGTCCCAAAATGTAACACAATAGAATGGAGGAGCTGCTTACAGTggaaactagaattaccgcctcccAGTTGTATGCTTCCTCCCCTCAGAcgagtttcaggttacatccctgtttatccagagtcatagaaagtatgaaccatttgtgtgaaattttatcataattgctgtgtgaagtcttgagtaacggctacaaagtgttttgtgaagtcacactgatattaacctttgacctttgatcaccaaatcAGTTCATCGttcagtccaagtgaatgttcgagccaaatttgaagaaattccttcaaggcgttactgcTAACAAGCTAATTGTCTTAGccattttttggccacttgggaaGAGCAGAAACAGCTATTAACTCAACATTAAAGTCGATATAGGGAAGTTGTTAGCTAACACATCTGGTGCAAATTTTCCATAAATTTGGAGCAATGTTTCAGGCCACCTGGAGAATGTCACATCAATATTCACCCTCCTTTTAtatctgtttttggtctctaccacctcctaaaaataaaatggtcaCATATTACCTGTTAAATGCTCCACCAGCT from Seriola aureovittata isolate HTS-2021-v1 ecotype China chromosome 10, ASM2101889v1, whole genome shotgun sequence encodes:
- the slc10a3 gene encoding P3 protein gives rise to the protein MRTLFTLCCLFLITGGADRVWATGNLTVDSSNQTNLTADSSSSKYIRIGDGSSQEFEFPENTNGVIVISSQYRSAAASRKGRQSWKQTVTVRSMDPEVLSILNVTDSGHTGLAKSYIISIRSGFPGTAQLQIQLLDLDQDSVPVLIEERTDYSIRVAPGDDDPATRLIQSGGLSHFSENPVLFALLPLIFVNKCAFGCKVEVEVLRGLLKSPVPLLLGVVGQFLLMPLYAYCVSQLASLPKALSLGLVITCSAPGGGGGYLYSLLLGGDVTLAISMTLVSTVVAAAAMPLSSALYGRLLGVHAALHVPFVKILGTLLFIAIPISLGMLVKLRLPALTRVLLALIRPFSFVLIVGGIFMAYQMGASILANVRPQIVAVGVTVPLLGLVVGAVMAKVSGLAPPQRKTVSIEVGVQNSLLALAVMQLSFRRAEADFASQAPFIVALSSTSEMLLIVLGYFAQRRLCGSAAPRSDA